One window of the Myxococcaceae bacterium JPH2 genome contains the following:
- a CDS encoding chemotaxis protein CheW: MLPFESGRRLCLLVEAGETRYAVEATSVMEVAIPGGPGANLRGVLEVKDLSALLGGPLEESPGMVVVLDVSPTLAVRVRSVVEVADVARDPFFLLPPGLADSLAPLSRGAVMHKERLYLELICEALPHRVGPRAAPAPPRPVHWSEAPPDRSLVLESQGQLFGVPLNVVSQVVPRGDSFSVLPVQSGPVAGIYPHAQVLWPICSIPALLGAPALPEAFFVLTELGGRSVGLTASRVHGVLQRFTPAEAHGSFTAPGLSEPVMFLDLQHMFS; encoded by the coding sequence GTGTTGCCCTTTGAAAGCGGTCGCCGACTCTGCCTCCTCGTGGAGGCGGGTGAGACGCGCTACGCGGTGGAAGCCACGTCCGTCATGGAGGTCGCGATTCCCGGGGGCCCGGGCGCGAACCTGCGAGGCGTGCTGGAGGTCAAGGACCTGTCGGCTCTGCTGGGTGGACCGCTCGAGGAGTCGCCCGGCATGGTCGTCGTGCTGGACGTGAGCCCCACGCTCGCGGTGCGCGTGCGCTCGGTCGTCGAGGTGGCCGATGTCGCGCGCGATCCGTTCTTCTTGTTGCCCCCGGGGCTGGCGGACTCCCTGGCACCGCTGAGTCGTGGCGCGGTGATGCACAAGGAGCGGCTGTATCTGGAGCTGATCTGCGAGGCGCTGCCGCACCGCGTGGGGCCTCGCGCCGCGCCCGCACCGCCGCGCCCCGTGCATTGGTCCGAGGCCCCGCCCGACCGCTCGCTGGTGCTCGAATCGCAGGGCCAGCTTTTTGGCGTCCCGCTGAACGTGGTGTCCCAGGTGGTGCCGCGCGGGGACTCGTTCAGCGTGCTGCCCGTGCAAAGTGGTCCCGTGGCGGGTATCTACCCCCATGCCCAGGTGCTCTGGCCCATCTGCTCGATTCCCGCTTTGCTGGGGGCTCCCGCATTACCGGAGGCCTTCTTCGTGCTGACGGAGCTGGGCGGGAGGAGCGTCGGACTGACGGCCTCCCGGGTCCACGGCGTGTTGCAGCGCTTCACTCCCGCCGAGGCGCATGGGAGTTTCACCGCGCCCGGGTTGTCCGAGCCGGTGATGTTCCTGGACCTG